Genomic segment of Plasmodium vinckei vinckei genome assembly, chromosome: PVVCY_10:
ttttttttaacggTTAATAAAGAATTATGAATAATTACATTTAACTGCTTTTGATTGTACCACTATATATAGTTATACATATAGaatattgatatatatatagatattttatttaattattatataaatattattttatttttattttttttttattattttattattattttttttattattatatatattttgtggaagtacttaaaatatttaaatttaatatatttggaGGTCTATAGAAATAATTACCCCTCTCTAAGCATATActttcaaatataaatatatgttacttttatatttctaaatATTCAGTAAATCAGTCTATatgaaattaaataaaccataagtatgtaaataaattatattctatatatacatatgaatAACACATATTGATTATTCGAACATTCAACTGTTCATTTGTTGGTTTGATTGCCCattttattctttattattgtataagcatatatcttaaataaatataaaataaaatgtaaaataaaatataaataaaatataaaataatatataataaaataaaaaataatatatataataaaatacaaaataatatatataataaaatacaaaataatatataaaataaaatataatagagaacaatgttatttattacaaaaataatacaaaagaaaaaatattcgtACCTTTCCCCTAGTAACAATTCATCATTTgtgatataattatatatataaatatgtaaaatatggatgtactaattttatatttttagttCAATACAtaaatgtgaaaaaaatagcattcatatttttcccGTTTTCGTAacatatatactatatattaaatatgtatacgATTTTTTACGAATACCGAAATATAGCTATAACAcaacattatttatttttttttaagtaatgccattttatataataaacttgcatatatttttaaaaataagaacactcatttatgtaatatatacacttatattacatacatatttattatatacaaaaaataaaacacgcgtgaatatatatcccatataataaaattaaattaatttattacagtaatatataataggtAAACAAatctataaaaattatgtcattttttttttaaaaatgcaGGCTTATACATTTGTTTGAATAACAAATAaggatttaaaaatatgcacatataCATGTTTATGCATTTATAGTATAATAGCATGCAATCAAACGTATATAAGGaaagaaattatatatataaattaaaaaatatatatatataattaataaccCTTCagtactatatatataatacatttatgcatatttaaatgaataCAGGCTGCTTATATAcagtaaaataaataagcttatacaatatttacatagcttattttattttctatgcAAGCATGCTATGTgtactatatataaataaatataaatacttataagtaatatatatctctatattaaatatatatagagaggtgttattccatttttagtacaataattataatgcagtcgcatataatttattaattcataaaaaccataaaacaattatttttttaccaaTATTACtcgaaaaataataactaaaaaaacacaaaaaaaggaataataACTTaagtttataaataattaacgAAATGACATTTTTGTGTATTTGTGCTGATATTTAGCATATCTTCCTCTTATTTTATACTAttattgttaaaaaaaaattcaccAACTGGAAATTTATGTTTGTTGTTTTCCCGtttgtttaaataaacTATACAATTGTGAAACATGTGAAATATACGAAAATacattaaacaaaaaaaagccATGTGATAAACTagctttatatttaaacatataaaaatatatatataactctCGGAAATTTgcttaaaattatttcaaaataaacaattttagtacttaaatatatatatgcatgtttattattattacgtAAATGTGTTCGTATTATATCTATATctacaaatataattttaatggCAATCCTTAAAAAGACAAGGGTACTTCATAATATTTGCATGAAACCATATGAATACGAAAAATagatgatatatatacaattgcCAATTTAATTCAATTGTTTAcctcttttttcttttactataaaataatttaattcttacatttttcttcattCTTTGAATAATGGGGCATATAAAAGAGGCAATGTAAAGCTGTGTgtatagaaatataaaaaattatagtgACTATTGTGCTAACTATTCGTGCAAGTACACATATagttacatatttattatatatgctaaTGCATGAGAAAAATGCTAAGTTTTTCGTACGggtttaataaattaacgAAAACAAaatcttttaaataatagttAGCAATAAAAAGACGTTGATATCActgttttatattatactaagaaatgaaaaaacgGAAAAAGGCATTtagtatataaattatggtAGATGCAATtctttgaaatatttatatacatatatttttttttattagtgacatacacatatatagaGAGTTTTTTCtattgtgttttttttcgcctttaagaataaaataataaaggcttttaaaaagaaagaaaaagttattcaatataataatatacacattcttttttaataatttattttattttcttcaataaaatataatcccattatataattcaataaattgataaatattttcactaaaaaaagatgaaaaacTATGCACAtgcatattatacatatatgtatggtATGAATTTtcctaaaaaatataaactcCTTATTATAATTGTGACGACCTatgaaattaaattttcatgTGATGTCATCCATTCACCGgggaatatttttctatatttttatttaaatttcatgtatcattataaagaaataaattaatttataaacttATATCTATGCGATCAGAacaatatatgaaaaaaaaattctgaATGTTGTAAATTAAGGAATTAATCAAGCATTATTGCATATTATGCTTACATATTTTGGGGAAGATATTGTATTTATCTAATTTAGCTAGCTATTTGTATATCTACAACATcattatacttttttaaactttttttgtGTAATAAATGGTcgaatataaaaatcgGAAAATTAAAACGGGTATACTAATGTAGGCTAATCATCACCAATTCCAGCAcaaattgtataaatacataactacgtgtaaaaaatttatgtataagCAAAGCATATGGCTTAAAAATCCGAAAATAggtaaatcaaaaaaaaataataccccatcacatatatgtataatatgaataaacGAAGCATGGgctcatattttattgatgtaccaaataaatgtatacaccgtatttttttgattacAAAAATgaggagaaaaaaaatagtaagtcgataaaacaatttatataacaatGGGAATGAATTCAGTAATggtaaaagaaaatattctgattacacaaaaaataatagaaaaaattagtaaaataaaaaaggaaaacgTCTTTTATAATTGTATTCCTTACtatgattttatttacaataaatatagaactTACTTATCAATCGAATCTTGTTTTAATCTATTTTACTtacaaaacaaatatttatttattcacaaaaatttaatatattatatatgcaacaAAGTTAATAATACTTcaatatatagtatattcaaaataaaaaatgaatttataatagatcatatatataactgcaatatctataaatataaatgcaaTTTCCAGACAaactattataattttgttcataACATTTTATTGATTTCATCTATCCGATTATGTAGACCAATTCATTTATACTCGGATTATAATGTagtgaataataaaagaaaaggagaggagaataaaaatataaaattgcaTAATTTTCACAAATTTTACAATCCAAATAACTATaccatattatttaatcacaataataatagtaggGGTAGTCATAGtgaaaaattacaaaaaataaaatatctaATAAAGCTATATAAATGCTTTAGTACTAATAATATACGACcattcaattttttaaataaatatcttCATTCTCTTTTTTCCTCAACGCATTTAAATGTGTCTGCAAAAGGTTTGTGTATGCACAATACAATAATTCAAAGGAATACCAACTTATCTTCCACCAATGAAATAAGGCTAGAAAGCATTCGAAAAGATAGTGAAAACAAATATGACTATAATAACAAGTCTAATAAGAATGCTCACACTAgtgatgatatatatagggAATACAATATGTGCGACccaattttaaatatacaaaatattagtaaacttttgttttatttatcaaaatgtgatgcatattattatgatatattttttaataaatattattataacatatttatttatctgCTTTCATtgcaaaaagaaaaatatagtacCACCTACACTtcagatataaataagaataacataatttcaaaaaaagatgaagaaaaaatatatgacaaTCTTATCATgagttttataatttttttgtcttcTTCTTatcttattaaaaatattaaaagaaaaatatccTCTATAActaaaatgatatatatatcttcgATGTTGCTAAAATTGGTATGTAATTATGACtattacaaatattttaaatctacaaaaaatattacagaAAGCAGTTATGagaaaaacataataaatatgaacaataataattgtgatgagaataattttatattaatcaATTTCGAAAACGTAAACTATTTATTCAATGCGtcttattttaaaaaaatattactttTAACATATATCATAAATAACATTATTCCCGATTTTgtcaaaaatatagataaaaatattaatatgccTATGACTaatttgttaataaaaaacactTTTAATATGCTTGATTGTATTCCACTATATGCTTTAAAACTAATTTATCACcaactttttatatatcccAAGCATAATCAAAGTCATAAAATTCTTAACAACAAAAAATCTTTGTTGGAAAAACAAATCCTTTTTAATGTTCAagaaattttgaaaaaatatacaaacaaTTATATGTGTCTTCTTGACACAACAAATTTTCATACACTCTTTTCAATAGATGCCCTCATAGTAAATAAGTAACCCCCAAAAGACCGATTTCCGTCATGTATTAtccttttttcatttcttcTTGTCACCACAATATGTACACAGACATAATGCACACACGATGAAACAACATCTCATTTgctatttgtatatattttatcccCTTGCATTTCCATTgtgaaattataatttttttttgtaccTTCTAAActtttatatgtaaataacGTATTAATTAGTAAACaatttacatatttgtaaaaaaaaaaaaattttgtgAATAAAAACTTTTATAAGTTTGCCATGATTTGTGGCGTTTTAGATAAATAGTATTGAATTaatagaataaaaaatttcataatttcaataaaatatacattcGCGGGCAGATTAGCATTATAcgtaatgataaaatttgCACATAATACacatgtattatatatagacTTAAAGGCTACTTTATTTCTTCGTctcaaaaataaagtaaaatatGCTGTTTAACAAATGAATTTTCTTTCCTTACTTCGCATATTCAAATATTagtttgattttttttcagttttaccataaaagtaaaaacagtgcatcatttatttttcatgaAAATAAGATAAcgtatttaaattttacaaattttaatattttttgtctatAATAAAGTCATGCCTATCCACATTAAACGCATAAGggaaaattgaaaataataatataaagcTTGCTCGAATCAGGGAATGCCTATATACTTTATATAAGCATATGCAGATAACCGATcgacaaaaataatatatatgaaaaggTGAATATTCGTGGGATGATGGAAGATGACAATAAATTATTGGTTAGCTTAATATCGGAACTTAGGAATAGCATTAGATATGTAGGAATATGCATTTATAGTACCACAACGAATGAATTTTCGCTATCTGAATATATCGAAAATGATCATTTTACTACTCTAGAATCAATATTAATCCAAACAAACCCTGATTCACTAATATACTTACcatgtaataatatattagataataaaagaatacaattaatttgtaatttatgtgaaataaaattatgtgaattaaataaagacATTTTCCAAACTATGTCTATTGAAACAGATTtggaaaaattaataaaagtaaatgataatgtaaaaaattatgtatcttttttaaatttaacaCTAGGATCCAAAGCATTATCtagtattataaaatatttaaatttactAAATGAAGATAGtgcaataaataaatgtactCTAAAATGGTATAACATTagtaaatatgtaaaattaGATAAAGCAGCTATTTGctcattaaatataaatacgtatatatcaaaagaacaaaaaaataatgcagGAGGGTCTAACCAAATACTTTCACAAAGGAATGGTGGAAATACTATGACCttgtataaatttttaaatagatgtaaaacaaaaattggggagagaaaattattaaaatggaTAATGCATCCAATAAgggatgaaaaaaaaataaatcaaagaTTAGATATGGTTGAAATTATGAATGATGATCAAGCTTTGCGATCTATGATTCAAGCAGATTATCTTAGAAAAGTTTGTGATTTAGATTtgattattaaaaaattaaaaattgccaacaatattgtaaaaaatggtaATATGTCTGATAATTACGGAGCTACACATAATAGGCCATATAGAAAttctaataataaatgcaCTATTGAAGATTTGGTAAAATTGTATGATACTGTTGTTgcatcaaaaaatatatattatgcattaaatgaatataaaaatgatacacACAAACAAAATACCAAAAAAACCTTAgaagaaaattttataatccCATTAGAATCTATAATTATTAGCTTAACTTCATTCCTAAAATTAATAGAATTAACTGTAGACTTCGAtcaagtaataaaaaatcaatttttaatttctccAAATTTTGATGATAATTTAATGGCCTTgtcaaaagaaaaagaagaaatatataaacagaTATTACATCATAGAGCAGAAGTCGAAGAAGACATTAATTATCTAAAAAGAGGAGATAGCAAATCTAAAAATACCAAAAATTATAGTTCTAATAATAGTGGTATGAAAGAAGATGTCAAATTAATAGATTGTAACActaatgtatttttattcagaTCGgttaaaaaagatatagtATTTATACaacaaagaaaaaaaacatacaaTCAGGTTagagtaaataaaaatgaaatattattcaatACAAATAAGTTAAGAGAATTATGTAAACAATATCAATATGCATTACATagttataatatatcacAAGAACAATTAGCTAATAAAGCTATTGAAGTAGCTAGTTCCTATTGGGAaccatttaataaattatcaaaaattatttctcaaatagatatattttgttcttttgCTTATGTAATATCACAATGTATATCTACATACGTTCGACC
This window contains:
- a CDS encoding DNA mismatch repair protein MSH2, putative; this translates as MMEDDNKLLVSLISELRNSIRYVGICIYSTTTNEFSLSEYIENDHFTTLESILIQTNPDSLIYLPCNNILDNKRIQLICNLCEIKLCELNKDIFQTMSIETDLEKLIKVNDNVKNYVSFLNLTLGSKALSSIIKYLNLLNEDSAINKCTLKWYNISKYVKLDKAAICSLNINTYISKEQKNNAGGSNQILSQRNGGNTMTLYKFLNRCKTKIGERKLLKWIMHPIRDEKKINQRLDMVEIMNDDQALRSMIQADYLRKVCDLDLIIKKLKIANNIVKNGNMSDNYGATHNRPYRNSNNKCTIEDLVKLYDTVVASKNIYYALNEYKNDTHKQNTKKTLEENFIIPLESIIISLTSFLKLIELTVDFDQVIKNQFLISPNFDDNLMALSKEKEEIYKQILHHRAEVEEDINYLKRGDSKSKNTKNYSSNNSGMKEDVKLIDCNTNVFLFRSVKKDIVFIQQRKKTYNQVRVNKNEILFNTNKLRELCKQYQYALHSYNISQEQLANKAIEVASSYWEPFNKLSKIISQIDIFCSFAYVISQCISTYVRPIVEQNGKILEIRNSRHPLVEANYLQTQNFIPNDIYMDKENNRLNIITGPNMGGKSTYIRQIAIISLMAHIGCFVPSTYAKIPIFSQIMCRIGSSDIQLKGISTFFSEMIEVSAIIKNADSDTLVIIDELGRGTSTYEGFGISWSVANYLLNNIKCLCLFATHFHEISNLEDEYAAVSNNHVSAKIDDVKKKISFLYEIKKGFADKSYGVHVAQIAKLPQKVIDKSFEKSKELESIENKHYFKNKLKSNNDNNSIEYDQAKTEIHNKSEACLKEIFKANNEQEFISLFKKNKGLLVELLGNDNFSSL